One genomic window of Ornithorhynchus anatinus isolate Pmale09 chromosome 10, mOrnAna1.pri.v4, whole genome shotgun sequence includes the following:
- the STBD1 gene encoding starch-binding domain-containing protein 1, whose product MGAVWSALLLGGLAGALLAWLGRGGAGGAGVPGGRAGRQRPPPGTSEPAAAATERCQEDRLAAPAPTDGSLDPETPGAAPRGPSDDPDPEPGAPSVRLPDPRGRVSPELADPLPRDAAGLATGGPPDPGGRETGSPPRGREGAGRPQGLTPKRDPTAAGGGGGPLAATGGPEPDPGAELVPAAAPTPRPVSLRFRVHYVTRSAAQRLAVAGDHRALGAWEAHVPLRGDEGGFWSRSLSLPGETRLEWKFVVVEDGKVVRWEEGPNRRLDTGHQDAEVWRWWGRP is encoded by the exons ATGGGCGCGGTGTGGTCCGCGCTGCTGCTGGGCGGGCTGGCGGGGGCTCTGCTGGCCTGGCTGgggcgcgggggcgcggggggcgcgggggtcccgggaggccgggccgggcggcagcggccTCCACCCGGGACCTCGGAGCCCGCGGCGGCCGCCACAg AGCGCTGTCAGGAAGACCGACTTGCGGCCCCCGCGCCCACGGACGGGAGCCTGGACCCCGagacccccggggccgccccccgagGGCCCTCGGATGATCCGGACCCTGAGCCGGGGGCCCCTTCCGTCCGGTTGCCGGATCCCCGCGGCCGGGTTTCCCCCGAGCTAGCCGACCCGCTCCCGAGAGACGCCGCCGGACTTGCGACGGGAGGCCCTCCGGACCCCGGGGGGCGGGAGACGgggtccccgccccggggccgggagggggccgggcggccccAGGGGCTAACCCCCAAGCGGGACCCGAcggcggcgggcggaggaggaggcccccTCGCAGCCACGGGGGGACCGGAGCCCGACCCCGGGGCCGAGCTGGTCCCGGCGGCGGCCCCGACGCCCCGGCCCGTCAGCCTGCGCTTCCGCGTGCACTACGTCACCCGCTCGGCCGCCCAGCGGCTGGCGGTCGCCGGCGACCACCGGGCCCTGGGCGCCTGGGAGGCCCACGTCCCTCTCCGAGGGGACGAGGGCGGGTTCTGGTCTCGCTCGCTGTCCCTCCCCGGGGAGACCAGGCTGGAGTGGAAGTTCGTGGTGGTGGAGGACGGGAAGGTGGTCCGCTGGGAAGAGGGCCCCAACAGGCGCCTGGACACCGGGCACCAAGACGCGGAGGTGTGGCGGTGGTGGGGGCGTCCCTGA